In a genomic window of Telopea speciosissima isolate NSW1024214 ecotype Mountain lineage chromosome 5, Tspe_v1, whole genome shotgun sequence:
- the LOC122661016 gene encoding protein RGF1 INDUCIBLE TRANSCRIPTION FACTOR 1 produces MVSPIIRMENDELGPPWLKPMLKATYFIPCRIHGDSNKSECNLFCLDCMGNALCSYCLIHHKDHRVVQIRRSSYHNVIRVNEVQKYIDISAIQTYIINSAKIVFLNERPQPRPGKGVTNTCEICGRSLLDSFRFCSLGCKLEGMKRGDPELTFKLRPKHCRDGMHGSESEDSSTTKKIRRTFIFNRALEGYHRAGTSIDGEMYSSSSDDAANNISPATPPIVNYGRARRRKGIPHRAPF; encoded by the exons ATG GTGAGCCCAATAATTCGAATGGAGAACGATGAACTGGGTCCTCCATGGTTAAAGCCGATGTTAAAGGCCACCTACTTCATTCCCTGTAGAATCCATGGAGATTCCAACAAGAGTGAATGCAACTTATTTTGCTTAGATTGCATGGGAAATGCCCTTTGTTCTTACTGTTTGATCCATCACAAAGACCATCGTGTTGTTCAG ATACGGAGGTCTTCCTACCATAACGTGATAAGGGTTAACGAGGTTCAGAAATACATCGACATATCTGCCATCCAAACCTACATTATCAACAGTGCCAAGATCGTCTTCCTTAACGAGCGTCCACAGCCAAGGCCTGGAAAGGGAGTCACCAATACCTGTGAAATCTGTGGTCGAAGCCTTCTCGATTCCTTCAGGTTTTGCTCCCTCGGTTGTAAG CTGGAAGGAATGAAGCGCGGGGACCCAGAGCTAACATTTAAATTGAGGCCAAAGCATTGCCGAGATGGTATGCATGGGTCGGAGTCTGAGGACTCGTCCACCACAAAGAAGATTCGAAGGACTTTCATCTTCAACCGGGCACTGGAGGGTTACCATCGAGCAGGAACTTCTATCGACGGCGAGATGTACTCGAGCTCAAGTGATGATGCAGCCAATAACATATCGCCGGCGACTCCTCCCATTGTCAATTATGGAAGAGCCAGAAGAAGGAAGGGCATTCCTCATCGAGCCCCCTTTTGA
- the LOC122661816 gene encoding uncharacterized protein LOC122661816 — translation MGSCFSSNATDESPNPSMAKVISANGKLREYPIPVTVSQVLEFETSSCFLCNSDSLLFDDYIPSLDSSEELQAGQIYFVLPTRRLQYRLTAPDMAALAVKASTALSQSIKKNVGWNKKIRISPVLKLINNQVIGIIGGFNGYYEYDGFKTSNDKSRIGRVSRSESVRKSQKNSSRRIKKFAIQSFRKRLSTIYEGSEID, via the coding sequence ATGGGATCATGCTTCTCGTCAAACGCCACTGATGAGTCCCCCAATCCATCCATGGCCAAAGTCATCTCTGCTAATGGCAAGCTCCGTGAGTATCCAATACCCGTTACAGTATCGCAGGTACTCGAATTTGAGACCTCTTCCTGCTTTCTCTGCAATTCCGATTCCCTCTTATTCGACGACTACATTCCTTCCCTCGATTCCTCAGAAGAACTTCAGGCGGGACAGATCTACTTCGTCCTCCCCACCCGTCGCTTACAGTATCGCCTAACTGCTCCGGATATGGCCGCCCTCGCTGTGAAGGCCAGCACTGCGCTCTCTCAGAGTATCAAGAAAAATGTTGGATGGAATAAGAAGATACGGATATCTCCGGTTTTGAAACTGATCAACAACCAGGTAATCGGGATTATTGGTGGGTTTAATGGATATTATGAGTATGATGGGTTTAAGACTTCCAATGACAAATCGAGAATCGGCCGGGTTTCAAGATCTGAGTCCGTTAGGAAATCGCAGAAAAATTCTTCCAGGCGAATCAAGAAGTTTGCTATTCAATCGTTTCGAAAGAGGTTGAGCACCATTTACGAAGGATCGGAGATCGATTAG
- the LOC122662125 gene encoding acyl carrier protein 1, mitochondrial-like, whose translation MALRASILRHSRVPVQIAALDRLGSQAWNLCNSIRSMSSHEDNHLEREEVIERVLDVVKCFPKVDPSKVTLDVHFEKDLGLDSLDTVEIVMALEEEFKLEIPDTEVDKINSCPLAIEYIANHPMAG comes from the coding sequence atggctcTGAGAGCTTCGATTCTCCGCCACAGTCGAGTCCCAGTTCAAATTGCGGCACTAGATCGATTGGGATCTCAGGCATGGAATCTCTGCAACTCCATTCGGTCGATGTCATCCCATGAAGACAATCATCTCGAGAGGGAAGAAGTGATTGAGAGAGTTCTCGATGTTGTCAAGTGCTTCCCCAAGGTCGATCCTTCCAAGGTTACCCTAGATGTCCATTTCGAGAAAGATCTAGGCTTGGATAGCTTGGATACTGTTGAAATTGTAATGGCTTTAGAGGAGGAGTTCAAGCTGGAGATTCCAGATACGGAGGTTGATAAAATTAATTCCTGCCCCCTCGCTATTGAGTATATTGCAAACCATCCAATGGCTGGCTAG
- the LOC122661817 gene encoding uncharacterized protein LOC122661817, with translation MAKVISANGNLREYPIPVTVSQVLEIETSSCFLCNSDSLLFDDYIPALDSSEELQACRIYFVLPTSRLQYRLTAPDMAALAVKASTALSQSFRKKVGWNKKTRISPVLELSNNQRIGIIGGFGGYFEYDGFDTSTDKSRIGRVSRSGSIRKSQKNSSRRTKKFAIQSFRMRLSTIYEGSEID, from the coding sequence ATGGCCAAAGTCATCTCTGCTAATGGCAATCTCCGTGAGTATCCCATACCCGTTACAGTATCGCAGGTCCTTGAAATCGAGACCTCTTCCTGCTTCCTCTGCAATTCCGATAGTCTCTTATTCGATGACTACATTCCTGCCCTTGATTCTTCTGAAGAACTTCAGGCGTGTCGGATCTACTTCGTCCTCCCCACCAGTCGCCTACAATATCGCCTCACTGCTCCCGATATGGCCGCCCTTGCTGTGAAGGCCAGCACTGCGCTCTCTCAGAGTTTCAGGAAAAAGGTTGGATGGAATAAAAAGACACGGATATCTCCGGTTTTGGAACTGAGCAACAACCAGAGAATCGGGATTATTGGTGGGTTTGGTGGATATTTTGAGTATGATGGGTTTGATACTTCCACTGACAAGTCGAGAATCGGCCGGGTTTCAAGATCTGGATCCATTAGGAAATCACAGAAAAATTCTTCCAGACGAACCAAGAAGTTTGCTATTCAATCGTTTCGAATGAGGTTGAGCACCATTTACGAAGGATCGGAGATCGATTAG